The DNA sequence TTCTCTGCCATATTAAATCCACAGGGATTTGATTCTTCATCAAATGCCTTTCAGAACATAACTCATTGGCTATACTTGCAAATTTGATTTCAATTAGTAACTAATCACCTAGTTTTACCTATAATATCTCTATTAAGCCATTAGGCTAAGGGGTAACACATTCACTGGTATCATGTATACTGTTGACATGAGGTGACATCAACAATTAAAACAGTGCATTCATTTCCAGGTATTGAAAGATCCTCCATCTAGTGCTGGGATAGAGAAGGGAAAGGCCACAGCTGCAACCTGGCCATGGTTCGAAGCAGTAGATGATTCTTTGGCAAGGAGGTCTTAACATGGAGCCTTGGTCAGGCTCTTGAAATGGTGTGataattctgattggctggcaagTACAGAGGTAGCCCCCATctccaaataataaaaataaccagGTGGAGGGTATAGAGCTCTTGTGTAGATGGTGCTTTTTCTTTATATCCTGGCATGATGAACTGAGCCAAGATGTCCAATAAACACACTCAGGAACATCCGCCTGTAGTCAGATACAGCATGGAGGATGATGGAGTAATATAGCTTTCTGTTGGAGCAGCAGGGCCCATCAGCTGGTCCTGGGCTCTTAATTCTGATATGACATGCATCAATGGCACCAGCTGACCCCTGAAAGGTATCATGGTTTCCCAGGTGGGAAAACCCATCCCCAGCAGCCTTCATCTCTTCCTCTGTTGGAAATGTAATCAGCTGAGCCTTATGATGCCACGGTGCCTCCATGATGGTTCTGATGGACCCGAAAACTTTGGTTTTTGGGATACTGAAGACTCAGCAGACAACACTGTATGAAGGCCCATGTACCAGCCAGAACTGAAACATGAGGATTTTTATAGCCTGTCCCCAACCATGGTCACTGTCTTCATGGAGAAGTCTTATTAAAGTATTTAGTGTTCCTTTTTGAGCTAAAAGTTTCTCGTGGTGTCCTGCTCAACATGAAAGTAAGTCTCAAGACCAGGAACAGTCTGGTTCAGGATGGTATAACACCTAAGACTTTGTATGCCACCACAACAAGAGATTGAGCATGTTATTGTGCTGTACTCTTTagctggaaataaaaataaaggccaGTGGCATAGGTTTGATATTTATGATTTGAAATCTGGGCGACCGCAAGCTAatagagtctgctggtttttgttttaaccttaatatcagcaaccatttcacacccaagaaaccaggtgaagCGAGTTAACTGCATAATCCACTggtttaattgatcaattaagtgccgagaaACAACAAATGGGGAACACCCCATGATTCTCAGGAGGGGCGAGTTGGGCCCTAATTCAGGCCGATTATCCTGCTGTGTATGCCAAGCAAAAGGTAcagatactcaaatctggccgtCTAATCGAGCTAAATTTCTGATCATTCCGTGacattaattgatcaattaactatcggggagagaaaaaaaaccagcagtactatgGACCCCGAGTATTTCTGTGATAAGGGTTTGGGCCAACGCTGCCTGAACGCTGCCTGCCcaagttggcactatgcattttGGCAGGCAGCATTCTCCTGGCatttgccaaacccagattAGTCCATCAGagtgccagatagtgaagcgtgagtCATTACACCAGAGaacgcatttccactgctccagagtccaatggcagcGTACTGTACACATCTCCAGCCAATGCTCGGCATTGCACATTGCACATGGTGCTTTTAGGCTTCTGTGCAGCTACTCGGCAACCCACTTCATTAAGCTCCTGTCAAACAggtcttgtgctgacgttgctcCCAGAGGCAGTTTGGAACTTGGTAGTAAGTGTTGCAACCAAGGACAGATAATTTTTACGCGCTATGCACTTCAGCACTCGGTGaacctgttctgtgagcttgtgtggcctaccacttCGCGGCAGAGTTGTTGTTACTCCTCGACagttccacttcacaataacagcacttatagTGGACCGCGACAGCTCTAgtagggcagaaatttgacaaactgacttgttagAAAGGTAGCATACCTTGGCAATACCACGTTGAAAGTCTcagagctcttcagtatgatcCATTCTattgccaatgtttgtctatggagattgcatggctgtatgcttgattttatgtgcctgttagcaatgggtgtggctgaagtagctgagcccactaattagaaggggtgtccacatacttttggccatgtagtgtaataTGCAGTTGTAGCAGCTTGCTAAGACAGCTAAGTATAAAGCTACGCTGAAGTCGTGTACTGTCATTTATAATATTGATAGCTATTGgatgtatttactgtacattcttTAGTCACATTACAGTATATGCCATATGAACACTACCATcaacatatttacattaatattttacatttgaaataggTTTTTGGGTTTTATATAGTAATTTAGGCAATTATTTTGATGTAAAATGTTAtgacagagatgatcttcattcctgctccatcctctaacctccttgacttttccctaggggacactgtggtgtcatcatcacccactgcCAAAAACCTTGGactggtgatggacaacagactgtccctctcccagaacatcgcGGCAGTGAGTCGAatgtgcaggttcttcctgtacaacatccggagaatccgtcccttcctcaccacctacgcaacccagctcctggttcaagtgatggtcctgtcccgcctggtctactgcaactcgctgctagctggtctgccagcatccgccatcagacccctgcagctcatccagaatgctgcaggtcgtctggtctacaacctccccagacattcccatgtcacccccctgctcactgacctccactggctgcctgttattgTTTGCTTAAAATGTTAtactttggtgcttgcataccaggcagctaaggggtcagcacgagaatacatccagaggatcatcagaccctacacaccagccaaacctgtccgttctgccacctctggacgcttggcacctccccctcttcgtgtctgtacttcccgttcgcgtctgctgtctgtcctggcccctcgctggtggaatgaccttcccgtggcggtcagaacagcagagaatctgactaccttcaagcgcagactaaagcctctcttcaggctgcacctctccccacccctccctagcctctagtttagctcaatgtacctagttaggctaatgcgatctcgttagttttgtatttgacaggtttgttttgtttgattctgattaggcaaatgtgatttcagtgctagttttgtacttggcaggattgttttgtttatttgctgaacaggttaccctacagggttggagtcctgatctatgtggtcacttctggcactacgatctttacttcactctagtgtgtttttctgcacctctgcacttcgAACtgttgcacttgttgtacgtcgctctggataagagcgtctgctaaatgcctgtaatgtaatgtaataatgaaacacacactcacacacacaaaaaaccctAATTTGCACTATTTACTACAGtgaagtttcaaaaaaaaaaaaaagagtttcaaTATTGATTCATAATACACTGCCATACTCTATTCTATTTCCTTGGAGCACAAGTTATTTATAGTATCTGTGTCTGTCAATATTATAAAATGTCCACTGCAACCAAAATTCAGTTTTCTATTCCACTGTTGCATTTAGAATTGTACTGAGAATTCAGAATAATATCTATCAGAATCTAGCTGGTCAGATTCAGATATTTATCCTCTTCATTAAATCCTAAAAGTTTAATTCTGACACAAACCTAACCTTGGTTAGATGTATATTTAGTACATTCTGTATCATCCATGCCAAGAACTCATTGCAAGGTGactctgttttcagtttttgggtAGGAGCTGTTAGAAACAGTGGTGTTAGGTAAAAGTGGATGTTTGTCTGTTCAATATCTCCCTTCTTTTTTCCGGAGTCATCTCATAATTTTATGCATCAGTGTCCTCCAAAAGTATGGAAATGGTAgagtgaaattatttattattgctatATACtcaaggcatttggatttgagatcaaaagatgaacatgagacaaaagtacagacacagcttttatttcatggtattttgTATATACGgaaactgctgtttttgtgcTGGGTCCCtatattttcagctgtgcagaagATAAGTTAAGGTTTGAACTTATATACACTCTATGGCTCAGAACTGtggcatatttttttacagtctatgCAACGGGCATATAGAGCGTACACAAGAAGAGGAGAGTAGGAGGAGCCACGCGGTGAAGCCTGGGAAGTAACGGGAACcagcctctactgcgcatgcTTGAGGGCAAAAGTCAATGCAACGTAGAaaaccaaggtgatttaaccatagacacatgtacatatgtcaatggatttaacaaccaaagaatACCTCAACGGTACACTTTTTTGATCGTGAATgtcattatgtgcagcagtttgtgaaacaattgttgttttggtccagaggtcttgggaaaatatttattaaaatgtggatATTTTATTGCCCTCAACATGCGCAGTACAGACGTACTTCCAAGACTTCACAAGCTTTGGTTCGCTGAAGGCGTGCTTTTCCTGTCTAGTTAAAATTGCATGCCGACAGCCCGTGTTTTCTCCAGCACTTCGCTAGTTTGGCGATGGTCTCGTAAGAAACTGCACTAGAACGGAAAAACAAAGCAGACGCCACGTGACGTCTTTACTACGGTACCCACCGAGAGCATATGGGACCATATAATCAAATACCGAGTTCAGGTAAAGGTGACTCGTCAACTTAACTTTTTGTTTGCTAACAAACTACCTTGTTGAGGTGATCGCAAGATAGGAGAATGATTATTGCTTCAACTGTAACATTAAACATGAATCGCATAGCCGTGCCATGTGTGAAGTTCACATGTGTCGCTATTGGTATTCTCGTGCCTTGCCGGCATGATACGCGACTGAGCTATTTGTAAATCTGATTTATTAGGTAACGTTTTTTCGCAAACATGTCATACTGAAAACATCACAGCCTTTATTCCTAATTGAATTGGTAGCATGCGCATGTTGTCCCTGCTTTAATTGTGATGAGGTTTCCCATCAGGAGGGGTATCTAGCTACCTCTCCATAGACTCCCAAAATCACCATGGGGGGCCGAAATGGTAGGAGGGAGCGGAGGAAGAAGAGACGGGACAGAAGTCAGAACGTCGATCAAACAGGTAAAGCAGGCTGACGAACAAGCCGTGATTTGCACCCACCGCTGTTCTGCTCACGAGAAGAGTACAAGCAACGTTTTCTTGTTCGCTCATTGTTTGATTTGCTTGATTGGAAGAAACATATTGGATCAATTACAGTGTGCTTAGCTGTAGTTTAAACCTCTAGCTCACAGGACTGTATGATTACTAGAACAGCTAATCCTTATTCCATAGCTTTGTATAGATTTTCCAGTTGTAGGctaatgcagttctgtgatcTTGTGGATTAAACCTGATGTTTAAACTCTAGCTACGCACACTGAAATTGACCCATGAGGTCGGCAttgttaatgtattttgaaaacattactGTTGATAGACATACATGATTGCATGTATTTTTCCAGTGAACCTGTGCCACGACTCTCAGTATGTGGAACTAAGGAAGTGGCTCAACAAACGAGGCTTTAACTCCAAATCCCTGATCCCAGCGCATTTCTCGAGTATGTTTCCTCCCTTCtccattcagttcaattcagtacAGTTTTATCTGTgtagtgctttttttccccaagggcATTATCACCAAGCAGCTTCACAGCAATCCAGGCCTGAACCCAACAAGAGCACATGCAGGGCAACAGTGGTAGCTGTAGAAGGAAGGAGCCTTGAGCAGAACCAGACTCTGAGAGGGAAGCCCATCTGCCTCTGGCTGGTGCCGGTTAATTGGAAAAAGGCTGATTACATAACACATGtataataaacatgaaaatgttagTGCATAAATGTCAATGACAATTTGTAAATGAAGCTGGGCAAGGATAAGATTATTAATGGTGAGAGACATACTGGAAGGCCAGCAGGTGGTACTGTCAGGCAGAGGACATGCATGATGCTGGAGCTGAACCAACTGCTTGAATGAGGACGGCATACTGGCGGTCTTTAATTATGTGTCAGCGAAGCATTGTGCTGCAAACATTCACTTCTGTCACATTTCATTCTCTAATTGTCCCCCTAGACACTGGGAGAGGACTCATGACGACAAAGGCTATACCGGTAAACAAACTGCATCCCCAAGAATAACATTTGTGCACTTATTTCATTAAAGGGCCTTGCCTTTGTAGTAGCAGCCATGGATGTCATACGTATCATTGAAGTGCATTGcttagagaactgggcttgtaaccttgaaggttgcaggtttaatttcCAGGCAGGGCCCAGCCATTGTACCTTGAGTAAGGTGCTTAAGTTGAATTGCTTCACATCCTGCTGCATAAATGAATggcgtaaaaaataaaaataaaaaaggcaatattGTGTAAGTGTTAGTAGTTCCTTTAACTGGGGGGCTGAGGTAATTTGTTCAGTGGGATAATCACTCTTATGCAGTGGTGAGACTTGCAGTAGTCCTGCTCTATGACGCTGTTTTCCTGTCTTATCCAGGTGGGTGGTCTGGTTGTGTCCCTGCCGGAGAGCTGTCTGATGACCTCACAGACTGTCCTTAGCAGCTACCTGGGCAAATACATCAAGAGGTTAGCTTCCTGGAAAAAGGGAATGCCATGTTGTGTGTTAAAGGAATAGGACTTGTGGGCTGATGGTTGCTGTTTTATGAGATCCTGTGTGGTGCAATGCTGCTGAAGCCTTTACACGGAGGAAAATGTCACACCCAATGCGTAGCAGCTTGAGCCATTCCAGGATTTTTTTGGCAGCAAGTGCACTTGATTGAACCATTGGAATCCTCCCATCAACAGGCAGCTTTCTATTACACTTTAGTGCCTTTAGTGTTTATTGtaagctctggataagagtgtcctctaaatgtttaaaatgtttaaataaaaaaaatgtatacaattaAATTCACGTTACGTAAAATCTGAAAAAGCTCAAACTCCTATGAGAGTGTTATTGTAGACCAGTATTAAGACTAACCATTCCTTCTGTTCTCTCAACATAAAGTAATTTCAGGAGGCTTCCCTTCAGTAACAGGAGCTTGCAGTGCAATATTATAGTATATGAATATGGATGACAAGGCATGCCAAAGAATAGCACATGAATTGACACAGTATTATCCTTTGTCATGGCTCTTCTTGAATATGCTGTGCTGCCTCAAATTGGAATATTTTGGCTTTAATGGTAAAGATTTTCAATGTCAGCAACACTGAGGATTTGGTTGGTCTGAAGAATGTGTTGCATTATTTCCATCTCTTCCTTGAGCAGCCTGTTTTGCGCCAGTgagtatatccagctgtttaattTGGCCAATCTGACATGCATAAAATACAAACTCTAAACTGGTTTAAGTGTGTCTGCAAAGCAAGTAAAACCAGTTAATTCTGTGTCTTTTGaagttttcatttgtgttttctctGCTGCCATAATCTTTCAGGTGGAAGCCCTCAGTGTCTCCTGTGTTAGCCCTCTGCGTCTTTCTCATTTCTGAGAGACatttgggggcggggtcacagtGGAAGCCTTACATTGATGTCCTTCCCAAAACCTACACATGTCCTGTCTATTtttctgatgatgtcatcagcctGTTGCCGGGAGACCTACAGAATAAGGCTTTGGATCAGAGGGGCAGGGTCTTGgagctcttctcctcctctctgccatTTTTTCGTTCACTGCAGCCTCTTTTCAAACGGCCCGTGGATGAAATTTTCACCCTCGATGCTTTGCGGTGGGCATGGTGCAGTGTGAACACGCGCACCGTGTACATGGAGCGCCCGCAGACCCAGTACCTCTCACGGGAGCAGGATGTGTACGCCCTGGCGCCATACCTCGACCTGCTGAACCACTGTGCCTTAGTGCAGGTGAGGACGGCATGACCGCATGTGAATGCGTCACCCAGCACATGCATTTGTCAACCAACACACATGTATGACAGAATGCACACAAAATCACCCATCTCTGGCAAGGAGCCATGTGTGAGATCCTGAGTAGAACACCAGCCCCTCTCAGACAGAAAAAACTGTAGCTCTGGACATCTGGGCTTTTAATTTTGGGTCCAGCTGAGTCTgcagtaatattaataataagttTCTTGTAACTGTTACTTATtactgtgtaggtgtgtgcatgtgcctgtgttgtAAGTGTATTTGTTCCACCAGATACAGACTGGTGCGTTGACACCAAGCATGTTCCTCCAGGTAGATGCTGGGTTCAGCCAGGAGACGCGGTGCTACGAGATCCGCAGCAGACAGGGCTGCAGGAAGTTCCAGCAGGCCTTCATCTGCTACGGTCCCCATGACAACCAGAAGCTCCTGCTGGAGTACGGCTTTGTTGCCCTGGGAAACCCTCACAGCGTGGTCTATGTGGATCCAAGTGAGCAGTGGAGTatctttattaataaaaaaaagcattgcattTTTCAGTAAACCCACATGAAGTGAAGGAATGTGATGGCCCAGGGAGAGGCTGGAGGAAACTCCAGTGTCAGCAAAGCTCTTCACTGgcaatttaaatacaaatgtacaggAGAAGACAGAATCAGAACTTCTAATTTTAATTGTCTCAGCTTAGAAGTTAAATGAGGTAACAGATGTATGGCGCTTTAGTAAAGTGCGTGATCGGTTATTTGTAAAGTGAATACACAATGCATaggtgtgtgcgtttgtgagttTTCATGTTGTCTGCTGCTGAGTGATGCTTCTGTCTCTCCTTTGATTGTGCGTGTGAAGGAATGTTTTACAACACTTTGGCATCAAGGTCTGCCGGGCACAGAGCTAGTTATTTAGAGTGAcaaatcatttatataaatttaagcacacaccacatgcataTCACCAAATTGCACATGACCAATATGACATGACAGTGGCTGTATGATTCCCATTCATACGTGGCATTACAGAAACAGCAGTAATGATAAGTTTATTGCTAAGTGTTATTGTTTTAATGCTGTGGAATGTCTTGAATGTCTAAAGTTCTGGAAAATTAGCTGTTTGCATCATCTAAGTTTCAGCTCTTCCTGTTCAGGTGACctacagctctgtctctctggagcAGTGCAGCAGTTTGCCCAGAAGCTGCTGTTCTTGAAGCAGTATGACTTCTTAGCGTAAGTCATTGACATGTTTTCCCCATCCTGCCTGTGTTCCATATTATTTTAGATGAAACCTGCTCAATCAGCTATTTatccgcctctctctctgtgacagaaACCTGACTTTTGGGCTTGATGGAGCCTCCTGGAGGTTGATGACTGTGCTCAGATTGCTGTCCCTCAAACCAGACCAATAGTAAGATCAGCAGACCTAATGCAAATACTTTGCTGGTGCACAATGAGGCGCTGTCATCTAAGCTGTCTGAAACCCTCActtccctgggtgatgctaaaCCCAATTGCCGGTCACCTGCCTTGGGCTGCTGGTGAAAGTCGGCAATGGCAAGGATCAAATTCagtaccagaccatggggcctgTCCTATACTCAAACAAATTTTTTCCTCCCATTGTAGAATGCCTAGTTGTATTCCCCAATCATGCTAATTGCTGCAGCCTTCGTTAATAATTTAGGAAGGTTCAAAAACATCTACTCTTCCAGAACACATGATGTCAggctgctgcttcttttccaCACTGCTGTGCACAAGTTGAGCATACAAAGATGTGAGTTGGAGGCAGAAACTTCATGTTAGACGCTTCACTATAGCAAACAAACTGTTCGTGCCCGATTGACAAACGGGTTGCTTGTGAGCAATAATTCACAATCAGTATGGctgagctctctctcccctggaTGGATGCCTCCAAATATACATTGTCAGTATCATATTTCTTCAAgggatctttaaaaaaaaaaaaaacacaaaaaaaacctggttttatgtttaatgtgtgtgtgcgcacgtgtacGTGCATCTCATTTCAGCTCATGTTGGAAAGGTGTCCTATTGGGGGCAGCAGTGAGTCAGGACAGAGAGGAATGGAGTGTTCACTTGGCCAGGATGTTGTGTCAGTACCTTGGGGATGAAAACACTAAAGCGCTGCAGAGGGTGAGTGTATGATGTGTAGATAGTCTGTAGTGTAGAGAAGAACTGCCAAGGGAAGGAAAATGACAATATAGTAATTACAGGTAGATGTTGTTTTATAGGACCCttctgttgtacccttgaacagaGTTTATTTAACCTTACATACCTTGTTACAGTACCCGTCTCTATCCTGGTTTGTGCGTGTATATACAAATTTACAGACTTTAAATATTAAGGACTACTTTATAGTTAAACTATCATTTTCCTTTAGTAGATGTATCTATTGGACATATAAGATGATGGTTGTTTAAATGCCAATTGTTGattgtaaaatgtataaatataggGTTTGAAATCCCTCCAGAATTTGTGGTGAgatgtctctgtgtttgtattttgtgttcagTTGTCTGTCCTGAAGCAAGAAGCAGGGGCTGCTGTGAGGGAACAGCTAGCTGTGGTGGAATGTCTCAGACTTGAGGCccagggcattctgggacatTCACAACAAGTCCTGAAGAATCTCCAGGAGGAAGCCCCGCCAAGTGATGTTTCACTACCCACATAAGGAATGTGTGTAACAAGGCCGGCTGAAGGAGGAATCCACCCTCATGATCATGGTCTATATGTCAAAAGGGACTCCCAGCCATAGTGGGGTGCCCAGGTGATCTTCCGGGTCAGTGGACCATAGCTTTCCAATGTCCAAGTAAAGCAGAGATGATGGTCTGGACTAGAAGTGGAGGACCATGTGAGACGGGCCCTGTCTGAGGGAAAAGTGGGCCCTGATTCTGCCTGAGGACTTTTTGCCTGAGGGGATATTTAGCATTGCAGTTCAGTCAGGGTCTTCAGTACTTATTGTGCTGGCCCTTCAGTTTCCAGGAATGTGCCTTCCCTGTGAAAGGGGCTGTTGTCAGATCATTGCACAGAGGAAtacaatgaacattttttaaaaattgtgtgtaCTGCAGTTTGTAAGTTCCTGCTTATGTCCTGTAGGTGGCACTATGGGAACATGTTGTGGCACTCATCTTTTTCTCAGACAGCAGGTGGAAAAACAATAAGCAGTCTTGCGTTTTAGGGTACACAC is a window from the Anguilla anguilla isolate fAngAng1 chromosome 3, fAngAng1.pri, whole genome shotgun sequence genome containing:
- the setd4 gene encoding SET domain-containing protein 4, which encodes MGGRNGRRERRKKRRDRSQNVDQTVNLCHDSQYVELRKWLNKRGFNSKSLIPAHFSNTGRGLMTTKAIPVGGLVVSLPESCLMTSQTVLSSYLGKYIKRWKPSVSPVLALCVFLISERHLGAGSQWKPYIDVLPKTYTCPVYFSDDVISLLPGDLQNKALDQRGRVLELFSSSLPFFRSLQPLFKRPVDEIFTLDALRWAWCSVNTRTVYMERPQTQYLSREQDVYALAPYLDLLNHCALVQVDAGFSQETRCYEIRSRQGCRKFQQAFICYGPHDNQKLLLEYGFVALGNPHSVVYVDPSDLQLCLSGAVQQFAQKLLFLKQYDFLANLTFGLDGASWRLMTVLRLLSLKPDQYSCWKGVLLGAAVSQDREEWSVHLARMLCQYLGDENTKALQRLSVLKQEAGAAVREQLAVVECLRLEAQGILGHSQQVLKNLQEEAPPSDVSLPT